A region from the Thermanaeromonas toyohensis ToBE genome encodes:
- the thiS gene encoding sulfur carrier protein ThiS — protein MLEVTINGEKLQVENGVTLKDLLQRKGLLTPTVTTILNGRVLSPKEYSVVLKPGDVIDTASYLEGG, from the coding sequence TTGCTTGAGGTTACTATAAATGGAGAGAAACTACAGGTTGAGAATGGGGTTACTTTAAAAGACTTGTTGCAACGTAAGGGTTTATTAACGCCTACAGTAACTACCATTTTAAATGGGCGTGTCTTATCCCCGAAGGAATATAGCGTAGTTCTTAAGCCGGGGGATGTTATAGATACCGCGAGTTACTTAGAAGGAGGCTAA
- a CDS encoding phosphoglycerate dehydrogenase — protein sequence MFKILITARVFGRYSREPFQILERGNCQIVPNPWPGKKLKEAEMLSLVGNVDGIICGEDELTERVIAAAPQLKVISKFGVGVDKIDVAAATRRKIAVCNTPGANSESVADMTFCLLLGAARRIALADRQVRQGLWEPIVGLELWKKTLGIIGLGKIGKAVARRAKGFEMRILAYDTCPDIDFIQKEGIELVTLKELLSRADFISLHLPATPETKGLIGAEELALIKPGAILVNTARGDIIDEAALYTALKEGKLSGAGLDVFAEEPPNPSSSLFELPQVVVSPHSGAHTVEAIDRMGVMAAQNLVKVLKGEPPLAIVNPEVLGG from the coding sequence ATGTTCAAAATTTTAATCACTGCTCGCGTATTTGGCCGTTACTCCCGTGAACCGTTCCAGATACTAGAAAGAGGTAACTGTCAAATAGTTCCCAACCCCTGGCCGGGTAAAAAACTTAAAGAGGCAGAAATGTTATCCTTAGTGGGAAATGTAGATGGGATTATCTGCGGCGAAGATGAACTCACAGAGAGAGTTATAGCTGCAGCCCCGCAGTTAAAGGTGATTTCTAAATTTGGCGTCGGCGTAGATAAAATCGATGTGGCAGCAGCTACTCGGCGTAAAATTGCTGTTTGCAATACACCAGGAGCTAATAGTGAAAGTGTAGCAGATATGACCTTTTGCTTGCTTTTAGGTGCAGCGAGAAGGATAGCCTTAGCCGACCGCCAAGTTCGCCAGGGTCTATGGGAACCCATTGTAGGCCTTGAGCTGTGGAAGAAGACCCTGGGTATTATCGGATTAGGGAAGATTGGAAAGGCAGTAGCCCGCCGGGCCAAGGGTTTCGAGATGCGGATTTTGGCTTATGATACCTGCCCTGACATAGACTTCATACAAAAAGAAGGAATCGAGTTGGTAACTTTAAAAGAACTTTTAAGCCGGGCGGACTTTATCTCCCTCCATCTACCGGCTACCCCCGAAACTAAAGGCTTAATCGGTGCGGAGGAATTGGCTCTTATAAAACCCGGAGCCATTTTAGTGAACACAGCCCGGGGTGATATTATAGATGAGGCCGCCCTTTACACTGCATTGAAGGAAGGGAAATTAAGCGGGGCCGGTTTAGATGTTTTTGCAGAAGAGCCTCCAAATCCTTCCTCTTCCTTGTTTGAACTCCCCCAGGTGGTCGTATCCCCTCATAGCGGTGCCCATACCGTAGAAGCGATTGATAGAATGGGGGTTATGGCTGCTCAAAATTTGGTCAAGGTGCTTAAAGGTGAACCTCCTTTAGCTATAGTTAATCCGGAGGTTTTAGGGGGTTAA
- the larA gene encoding nickel-dependent lactate racemase — protein sequence MPIVHFSNPLFASLLIDEKISVEEFYPREAGEWCVVDEDSLIAEALDNPIGTPALSERLSPDQQVLIIVDDNTRTTPVNRILPHVLDRIKKAGVPSEHIKFLVALGTHRPLKEEELNRKLGSEICQKYLVYNHNWQDRNSLINIGRTPSGIDIWINQHLRESDFIIGIGHIVPHRVAGYSGGGKIIQPGVCGPITTGQTHWLSAYYSAGEILGRPDNPVRKEIEEVALRAGLKFILNVVQDKTGRVVGAFAGDPIKAHREGCKLAQRMYGVPIKEKADIVIAEAFPAELELWQATKALQAADMVVKPGGVIILLAECPEGISKSHGELILKYGFKSLPEVEKLIANKEITDLNVASYLARVGNIVNKVKVILVSKGISALEARTLGFYSAPSPQEALDIALKFIGKGERIIVLHNGSEILPLIRK from the coding sequence ATGCCTATAGTTCATTTTAGCAATCCTCTTTTTGCCTCCCTTCTAATTGATGAAAAAATTTCAGTTGAGGAGTTTTATCCCCGTGAGGCTGGTGAGTGGTGTGTAGTAGATGAAGACAGCCTTATTGCCGAAGCGTTAGATAATCCCATAGGTACTCCGGCTCTTAGTGAGAGGTTATCCCCTGATCAACAAGTATTGATTATTGTAGATGACAATACCAGAACCACACCGGTAAACCGTATTTTGCCTCACGTGTTAGATAGAATAAAAAAGGCAGGGGTACCCTCCGAACACATTAAATTTCTCGTGGCACTAGGAACCCATCGTCCTTTAAAGGAGGAGGAATTAAACCGAAAACTGGGGTCAGAGATATGCCAGAAGTATTTAGTCTATAATCATAATTGGCAGGATAGGAATTCTTTAATAAATATTGGTAGGACCCCTTCAGGTATTGATATCTGGATTAACCAGCACTTAAGGGAATCTGATTTTATAATCGGTATAGGCCATATCGTACCTCATAGGGTGGCTGGTTACAGCGGCGGAGGCAAGATTATTCAACCCGGCGTTTGCGGCCCTATCACTACGGGCCAAACCCATTGGCTTAGCGCTTATTATTCGGCTGGCGAAATTTTGGGCAGGCCAGATAATCCGGTAAGAAAGGAAATAGAAGAAGTAGCCCTAAGAGCAGGCTTAAAATTTATCCTTAATGTAGTACAAGATAAGACCGGCCGGGTAGTTGGAGCCTTCGCCGGGGATCCTATCAAAGCCCATCGGGAAGGATGTAAGTTAGCTCAGAGGATGTATGGAGTCCCTATTAAAGAAAAGGCGGACATAGTAATAGCTGAAGCCTTTCCCGCTGAATTAGAGCTGTGGCAGGCCACTAAAGCATTGCAAGCGGCAGATATGGTGGTTAAGCCAGGTGGGGTTATAATTTTGCTAGCTGAATGCCCTGAAGGTATATCTAAAAGCCATGGGGAACTGATACTAAAATACGGATTTAAATCTTTACCAGAGGTAGAAAAACTAATAGCTAATAAAGAAATAACCGATTTAAATGTAGCTTCTTATTTAGCTCGAGTAGGTAATATTGTTAACAAAGTAAAAGTTATTTTAGTAAGCAAAGGAATTTCCGCCCTCGAGGCCCGTACATTGGGATTTTATAGTGCTCCTAGCCCGCAAGAAGCTTTAGACATAGCCTTAAAATTTATCGGCAAGGGCGAGAGGATTATCGTTTTACATAATGGTAGCGAAATTTTACCACTTATTCGGAAATAA
- a CDS encoding tripartite tricarboxylate transporter substrate binding protein, protein MKRLNKVALVFLSLFVILGLLITACGSKQQSGGQTASTSKYPEKEITLICPWPPGGSSDIISRAIAQVASKYLNKPMVVVNREGANGMIATTELAKTNPDGYTIALGASGLFVTQPFVQKNLGYKQDDFEFLIGLTNEPILLTINAGSPYNTLEDLIKDAKEKNKVIRYSNSGMGGIPQLCLDYLFQLAGVKSQPVPFKGGAPALTAILGGHVDAAASHPGEAIPHIKAGKLRPLAISSTQRFPALPDVPTMKEKGFDIDMGVKKFVFAPKGLPEEARKVLIDVLQKVASDPEFKKTMEDNNLMLEVMSGKEVVEYFNKQAPIMKKLIESMPQIEAK, encoded by the coding sequence ATGAAACGCTTGAATAAAGTAGCATTGGTTTTCTTGAGTCTTTTTGTAATATTGGGCCTTCTCATTACAGCTTGCGGGTCCAAACAACAGAGTGGTGGCCAAACTGCTTCCACTTCCAAATATCCCGAGAAAGAAATTACCTTAATTTGCCCTTGGCCCCCGGGAGGATCTAGCGACATAATATCACGAGCCATAGCTCAGGTAGCTAGCAAGTATTTGAATAAACCTATGGTAGTTGTTAATCGCGAGGGCGCCAACGGAATGATAGCTACTACCGAATTAGCTAAGACCAATCCTGACGGGTATACCATTGCCTTAGGGGCTAGCGGATTATTTGTAACCCAGCCTTTCGTGCAAAAAAATCTGGGATATAAGCAGGACGATTTCGAATTCTTGATTGGCCTTACTAATGAACCCATTTTACTTACTATAAACGCTGGTTCCCCTTATAATACGCTGGAAGATTTAATTAAAGATGCCAAAGAAAAGAATAAAGTAATACGCTATAGCAATTCGGGTATGGGGGGTATTCCTCAACTGTGCCTGGATTATTTATTCCAATTGGCTGGCGTTAAATCCCAACCTGTACCCTTCAAAGGCGGTGCTCCGGCTTTGACTGCAATCTTGGGAGGCCATGTGGATGCTGCTGCCTCCCATCCAGGTGAGGCTATACCTCATATTAAAGCAGGTAAGTTACGGCCCTTAGCTATATCTTCTACCCAAAGATTCCCTGCCTTACCTGATGTTCCTACCATGAAGGAAAAAGGCTTTGATATCGATATGGGTGTTAAGAAGTTCGTTTTTGCTCCCAAAGGCTTGCCCGAGGAAGCCCGGAAAGTGTTGATAGATGTTTTGCAAAAAGTAGCTAGCGACCCTGAATTTAAGAAAACCATGGAAGATAATAACCTAATGCTAGAAGTAATGAGCGGGAAAGAAGTTGTGGAGTACTTTAATAAACAAGCTCCGATTATGAAGAAATTAATCGAGTCCATGCCCCAGATAGAAGCCAAATAA
- a CDS encoding IclR family transcriptional regulator, with the protein MTTKDPMPVKTLEVLEILASAREGLGVTEISRTLNLSKSTVHRILTALSHKQYVWKDEVTRRYKLGFKLLLLSSQVLDSLELRQIARAELVDLANKSRETVHLVWLDGDEGVYIEKIDTPETIGLLSRIGKRAPLYSTAVGKAMLAFMSEERLNSYFRRVPLVPLTPHTIVDEGKLREYLFRVREQGFALDCEENREGVICVAAPIFQADGKVIAAVSISGPSFRFSVERAKELAPVVKEAAKRISRKLGFPGD; encoded by the coding sequence ATGACTACTAAGGATCCTATGCCAGTTAAAACACTAGAAGTACTCGAAATATTAGCCTCGGCACGGGAAGGACTAGGGGTTACCGAGATTAGCCGTACTTTAAATTTAAGCAAAAGCACTGTTCATCGTATCCTTACGGCCCTGTCCCATAAACAATATGTATGGAAAGATGAGGTAACAAGGCGCTATAAGCTGGGGTTTAAACTTCTTCTCTTATCTAGCCAGGTTTTAGATTCCCTAGAATTAAGACAAATAGCACGTGCTGAACTGGTAGACCTGGCTAATAAAAGCCGAGAGACAGTACATTTAGTTTGGCTAGATGGAGACGAAGGAGTTTATATTGAAAAAATAGATACTCCTGAAACAATAGGGCTTTTATCCCGGATCGGTAAAAGAGCACCCCTTTATTCTACTGCTGTAGGGAAAGCCATGCTGGCCTTTATGAGTGAAGAGCGGTTAAATTCTTACTTTCGTCGTGTACCCTTAGTGCCCTTGACCCCCCATACCATTGTAGATGAAGGGAAACTAAGGGAGTATCTTTTCAGGGTGCGCGAACAAGGTTTTGCCCTTGATTGTGAGGAAAATCGTGAAGGAGTTATATGTGTAGCAGCTCCTATTTTCCAAGCTGATGGCAAAGTTATTGCCGCAGTTAGTATTTCGGGGCCTAGTTTTCGCTTTTCTGTGGAAAGGGCTAAAGAGTTGGCCCCGGTAGTAAAAGAGGCTGCTAAGAGGATTTCCAGGAAACTAGGGTTTCCGGGGGACTAG
- a CDS encoding Na+/H+ antiporter NhaC family protein: MNRENAHPPTGIQIGLLLVVCYLLIIVFVYHHINLVPAFLLNIIFTILFGTRLGYKWHDIEKRLAYCATEAFSTFIMILAVGLTIGIWIASGVLPALLYYGVTYISPQLYLTEAFIISLVTSVALGSIIAALGTAGILLLSIGATLNISLALAGGVILSGAIAGNILSPLSEMVILAVSIAQSNLRRYLVNTGRMVGISILIAVLLYSVLNLYIPQVDIQNAILQKKQQMLMNYNINPLLLFPLVLMLALSITRTPLLLSLFLNIIVSVLLGFLTQPYFTIDKILGVISGSFPLTGIDFLDSLVSRGNLNNYMGVSVLVLLAGSWGMLLKELGVVEWGLARFLIGGGNSCKDLMLRAMGMAFLLGVITCAVIPSVVISGGYFREKFKQAQVDTAHLSRLLLEQTLVLAPFFPWTNLYFMIQAALGINPIVSAPYYFIGWLVPLISTCWLLLLPRGKCLK, translated from the coding sequence ATGAATAGAGAAAATGCTCATCCCCCTACAGGTATTCAAATAGGTTTACTTTTGGTAGTTTGCTATCTGCTAATTATAGTATTTGTTTACCACCATATAAATCTGGTACCAGCGTTTTTACTTAACATTATTTTTACCATCCTATTTGGTACACGGTTAGGTTATAAATGGCATGATATAGAAAAACGGCTTGCTTATTGTGCAACGGAAGCTTTTAGTACTTTTATTATGATACTAGCTGTTGGCCTCACCATTGGCATTTGGATAGCTTCTGGAGTACTTCCTGCTCTGTTGTATTATGGTGTAACTTATATTTCACCTCAACTTTATCTAACCGAAGCCTTCATTATTTCCCTGGTAACCTCTGTAGCTCTAGGCTCGATTATTGCAGCGTTGGGTACAGCAGGGATTCTTCTTTTAAGTATCGGGGCTACGCTTAATATATCTTTAGCTCTAGCTGGAGGGGTTATTCTCTCCGGAGCCATAGCTGGTAATATTTTATCACCTTTATCGGAAATGGTAATTTTAGCTGTATCCATCGCCCAAAGTAATTTACGGAGATACTTAGTTAATACCGGTCGCATGGTAGGCATTTCCATTTTAATAGCTGTTTTACTTTATAGCGTATTAAATTTATATATTCCTCAAGTTGATATACAAAACGCTATACTCCAGAAAAAGCAGCAGATGCTTATGAATTATAATATCAACCCCCTTTTACTATTTCCTTTAGTTTTAATGTTGGCCTTAAGTATAACCCGAACGCCCCTGTTGTTAAGCCTTTTTTTAAATATAATTGTTAGTGTTTTACTAGGTTTTCTCACCCAGCCCTATTTTACTATCGACAAAATTCTAGGTGTAATTTCCGGTAGTTTTCCATTGACTGGAATAGATTTCCTAGATTCCTTGGTTTCGAGAGGCAATCTTAACAATTATATGGGTGTAAGTGTGTTGGTACTCCTGGCCGGCTCTTGGGGTATGCTTCTTAAGGAATTAGGAGTAGTGGAATGGGGTTTAGCAAGATTTTTGATAGGGGGAGGAAACTCTTGTAAAGATTTAATGTTAAGGGCTATGGGTATGGCTTTTTTGCTGGGAGTTATCACTTGTGCCGTTATCCCTAGTGTTGTTATTTCCGGCGGGTATTTTCGGGAAAAATTTAAGCAGGCCCAGGTGGATACCGCTCATCTCTCCCGCCTATTATTAGAGCAAACCTTGGTTTTAGCCCCCTTTTTCCCCTGGACTAATTTATATTTTATGATCCAGGCTGCTTTAGGAATTAACCCTATAGTAAGTGCTCCCTACTATTTTATCGGTTGGTTGGTCCCCTTGATATCTACTTGTTGGCTTTTACTGCTGCCAAGAGGTAAGTGTTTAAAATAA
- a CDS encoding PHP domain-containing protein: protein MKGQGDLHTHTTASDGQLKPRELVRLAKEKGLAALAITDHDTIDGLEEALDAGRDYQVEVIPGIELSTEWENRDVHLLGYYIDFQREELQEFLIKLQEARYRRGQEMVARLQRLGYDLTWEEVTRFVGGKAVGRLHVAQALVDKGLVPSIEIAFAELLERGRPAYVPRYKLSPGEAIGLIRIWGGVAVLAHPGLIGYDGIIKELVGRGLQGLEVYYPLHNAETTEHYFNLAKDLGLLITGGSDFHGVQDEDHAELGAVTVSEKEINLLKEYARNTLSTIPFLT, encoded by the coding sequence GTGAAAGGTCAAGGAGATCTCCATACCCACACCACAGCTTCAGATGGGCAGCTTAAGCCCCGGGAACTAGTCCGGCTAGCTAAAGAAAAGGGGCTAGCTGCCCTCGCTATTACGGACCATGATACTATAGATGGACTGGAGGAGGCCTTGGACGCTGGTCGGGATTACCAGGTAGAGGTCATCCCTGGTATAGAGCTGAGTACCGAGTGGGAAAACCGCGATGTTCACCTACTAGGTTATTATATTGACTTTCAAAGGGAGGAACTCCAAGAGTTTTTAATAAAATTGCAGGAAGCTAGATACCGCCGGGGCCAAGAAATGGTGGCCCGGTTACAGCGACTAGGCTATGACCTTACTTGGGAGGAAGTAACGCGCTTTGTAGGAGGGAAGGCAGTAGGGCGCCTCCATGTGGCCCAGGCTCTGGTGGATAAGGGCTTAGTTCCTTCTATAGAAATAGCTTTTGCCGAGCTTCTAGAACGGGGTCGTCCAGCGTATGTGCCTCGTTATAAGCTATCACCAGGAGAGGCTATAGGGCTTATCCGGATTTGGGGAGGTGTGGCGGTCCTAGCCCACCCTGGTCTTATTGGTTATGATGGAATAATTAAGGAGCTGGTGGGTAGGGGCCTCCAGGGGCTAGAAGTTTATTATCCCTTGCATAATGCGGAAACCACGGAACATTACTTTAACTTGGCCAAAGACTTAGGGTTACTTATTACAGGGGGCTCAGATTTCCACGGTGTACAAGATGAAGACCATGCTGAGCTAGGCGCAGTAACTGTGAGCGAAAAGGAGATAAACCTTCTTAAGGAATATGCTAGAAACACGCTAAGCACTATTCCTTTCCTAACCTAA
- a CDS encoding tripartite tricarboxylate transporter TctB family protein, with translation MTRISGNMAGALTIGIITAVYLYEAFKLPFGSAAAPGMGFMPVLTGMSVILLCLMLLAKELLFSQAPTSSSVQERDLWEEEEGGESSGYRKPLMLIIILLLYPLALTYLGFIISSILLLYTSLRIMEYRNWLICLAVAVLTAVVANIVFSHWLGIYFPKGILG, from the coding sequence ATGACTAGAATATCAGGTAACATGGCCGGTGCTCTGACTATAGGAATAATAACTGCAGTTTATTTATATGAAGCGTTTAAACTACCTTTTGGCTCGGCAGCAGCACCGGGAATGGGTTTTATGCCGGTGTTGACAGGAATGAGCGTGATTTTACTCTGTCTAATGCTTCTCGCTAAAGAACTTTTATTTTCTCAAGCTCCCACTTCCTCTAGTGTCCAGGAAAGGGATTTATGGGAGGAAGAAGAGGGAGGTGAAAGTTCGGGTTATAGAAAGCCTTTAATGCTTATTATAATTCTGTTGCTTTACCCTTTGGCTCTAACTTATTTAGGCTTCATCATATCCAGTATCCTCCTATTATATACCAGTTTAAGGATAATGGAATACCGGAACTGGTTGATATGCCTGGCAGTGGCAGTGTTAACAGCTGTTGTGGCTAATATCGTTTTTTCCCATTGGTTAGGCATTTATTTCCCCAAGGGCATTCTGGGATAG
- a CDS encoding 4Fe-4S dicluster domain-containing protein, producing the protein MKVLTVYPERCVGCRICEQWCSFKHEGQVNPTKSRIHVLRLHEKYLNIPVTCMQCAQSPCISACREEALTKDPQTGAILVNEKKCIGCRRCIRACPYGAISLDKIKKVVLICDLCGGDPQCVAHCRERAIEYIPFALADRGYREECTEVVVRIMEGERKLWQP; encoded by the coding sequence ATGAAGGTTTTAACGGTTTATCCTGAACGGTGTGTGGGTTGCCGTATTTGCGAGCAATGGTGCTCTTTTAAACATGAAGGCCAGGTTAATCCTACTAAGAGCCGTATTCATGTACTTAGGCTTCATGAGAAATATCTAAATATCCCGGTAACTTGTATGCAATGTGCTCAAAGCCCTTGTATCTCTGCCTGCCGAGAAGAAGCCTTGACTAAAGATCCTCAAACAGGGGCTATTTTAGTAAATGAAAAAAAATGTATTGGCTGCCGCAGATGTATCCGGGCTTGTCCTTATGGGGCCATTAGCTTGGATAAAATTAAAAAAGTAGTCTTGATTTGTGATCTCTGCGGAGGGGACCCCCAGTGTGTAGCCCATTGCCGAGAAAGGGCCATTGAATATATACCCTTTGCCTTGGCTGACCGTGGGTATAGGGAGGAATGTACGGAGGTTGTAGTTAGGATCATGGAGGGGGAAAGGAAGCTGTGGCAACCTTAA
- a CDS encoding aldehyde ferredoxin oxidoreductase family protein — protein sequence MATLKGLAGHILRVNLTTGDIAKEATPVEIFAEYIGGRGVGAYLLFKELKPHTDPLGPDNKLIFLTGPVEGTLAPGSNKMTVTFRSPLTGTYSFSLCGGHLAPELKFAGYDGIIIEGKASHPVYLFIDDDKVELRDASHLWGKLTHATEDAIRTELRDKSIRIACIGPAGERLCRFACIQSDYHREFGRGGAGAVMGAKNLKAIAIRGTNGIEVADPASLEALVEKCYEILANNPKAQARRRYGTPELVDSTNAMGYWGTRNFTTGYFEAAEKLSGSSMEKNIFVGHLSCYACPIACGKVSYVKYGPYAGTKIEGPEFESTGLLGANCGVDDLGALVKAVEICDLYGLDTMSAGAVVSLAMECYEKGVLTKQDTGGIDLRFGQGEALVAILEKIAQREGLGDLLAEGSKRAAEKLGVPELAMQVKGQEFATYEPRGLKGMGLTYAISPKGAHHMIAPTMGPETAGNGSKRLEYKGKAALVREMQLLMAIVDSLALCSSMRFALGLKEQVELYKAVTGRDIDENKALILAEKIVNVERLFNWREGFDRKQDTLPPRMLEEPMPSGPSQGQVVELEAMLDEYYDLMGWDRQGYPTRGKLEELGLVGLL from the coding sequence GTGGCAACCTTAAAGGGTCTCGCAGGACATATATTACGGGTTAATTTAACTACAGGCGATATAGCTAAAGAAGCTACTCCGGTGGAAATTTTCGCTGAATATATTGGAGGGCGTGGAGTTGGAGCCTACCTCCTGTTTAAGGAATTAAAACCCCATACTGATCCTCTAGGACCAGATAATAAGCTTATTTTTCTTACTGGCCCAGTAGAAGGCACTTTGGCCCCTGGATCCAACAAAATGACAGTAACTTTTCGTTCGCCTTTAACTGGGACTTATTCTTTTTCCCTCTGCGGGGGGCACCTGGCCCCAGAGCTTAAGTTTGCTGGGTATGACGGGATTATAATTGAGGGAAAGGCGAGCCACCCAGTTTACTTGTTTATAGACGATGATAAGGTAGAGCTAAGAGATGCTTCCCACTTATGGGGTAAGTTGACCCATGCTACTGAGGATGCCATCCGAACGGAACTAAGGGACAAGTCTATAAGGATAGCTTGTATAGGTCCGGCAGGAGAACGGTTATGCCGCTTCGCGTGTATTCAAAGCGATTATCATCGGGAATTCGGCCGGGGTGGGGCCGGGGCAGTAATGGGTGCTAAAAATCTAAAGGCTATAGCCATAAGGGGAACTAATGGGATAGAAGTAGCTGATCCAGCTTCTTTAGAAGCTTTGGTTGAAAAGTGTTATGAAATCTTAGCGAACAACCCTAAAGCCCAAGCCCGGCGTAGATACGGCACCCCAGAACTAGTGGATAGCACTAATGCCATGGGCTATTGGGGCACCCGTAACTTTACTACGGGGTATTTCGAGGCGGCAGAAAAGCTCAGCGGTAGCAGTATGGAAAAGAATATCTTTGTAGGCCATCTTTCTTGTTATGCCTGTCCTATAGCCTGCGGGAAAGTAAGCTATGTAAAATATGGGCCTTATGCTGGTACTAAAATCGAAGGCCCGGAGTTTGAATCTACAGGGCTTTTAGGAGCCAATTGTGGGGTAGATGATCTAGGGGCGTTGGTAAAGGCTGTGGAAATTTGCGATCTCTATGGCCTTGATACCATGTCTGCAGGAGCGGTAGTTTCTTTGGCTATGGAATGCTATGAAAAGGGAGTGCTTACTAAACAAGATACTGGGGGAATCGATCTTCGTTTCGGTCAGGGAGAGGCTTTAGTGGCTATTTTGGAAAAGATAGCCCAGCGCGAGGGTTTAGGTGATCTTCTGGCTGAGGGTTCTAAGAGAGCAGCAGAAAAGCTAGGGGTACCAGAGCTAGCTATGCAAGTAAAGGGTCAAGAATTTGCTACTTATGAACCCCGGGGTTTAAAAGGGATGGGATTAACCTATGCTATCTCTCCTAAAGGAGCCCATCATATGATTGCTCCTACCATGGGACCGGAGACAGCGGGAAATGGGAGTAAACGCTTAGAATATAAAGGGAAAGCAGCTTTGGTCCGTGAGATGCAGCTTCTTATGGCTATAGTAGACTCTTTGGCCCTATGCTCCTCTATGCGTTTTGCTTTAGGGCTTAAGGAACAGGTAGAGCTCTATAAAGCAGTAACGGGTAGGGATATAGATGAAAACAAGGCTTTAATATTAGCTGAGAAAATAGTGAATGTAGAGCGCCTTTTTAACTGGCGAGAAGGCTTCGATCGAAAACAGGATACTTTGCCGCCTAGGATGTTAGAAGAGCCTATGCCTTCTGGGCCTAGCCAGGGTCAAGTGGTTGAACTTGAGGCCATGCTGGATGAGTATTATGATCTTATGGGCTGGGATCGCCAGGGATATCCTACTAGAGGTAAGCTTGAAGAACTGGGTTTGGTAGGATTGCTGTGA